One part of the Brachyspira sp. SAP_772 genome encodes these proteins:
- a CDS encoding FMN-binding protein, protein MKSTKLIAFVGSIALLFGMIAFAQAKIDLAKIPDGTYLGNYKATYKTKQGDYQAKVTVQGGKLTKVVMTKCAHSSGPARAKAAYDKMIAANNIYVDGVTGATWTALIEDALTKLTPAK, encoded by the coding sequence ATGAAGTCTACTAAATTGATTGCATTTGTAGGTTCAATTGCATTATTGTTTGGTATGATAGCTTTTGCTCAGGCTAAAATTGATTTAGCTAAAATACCTGATGGTACTTATTTGGGTAACTACAAAGCTACTTACAAAACAAAACAAGGTGACTACCAAGCTAAAGTAACAGTTCAAGGTGGTAAATTAACTAAAGTTGTAATGACTAAATGTGCTCATTCAAGCGGTCCTGCTAGAGCTAAAGCAGCTTATGATAAAATGATTGCTGCTAACAATATTTATGTTGATGGTGTTACTGGTGCTACTTGGACAGCTCTTATTGAAGATGCTTTAACTAAATTAACTCCAGCAAAATAA